The following proteins are co-located in the Spea bombifrons isolate aSpeBom1 chromosome 3, aSpeBom1.2.pri, whole genome shotgun sequence genome:
- the TFAP2B gene encoding transcription factor AP-2-beta isoform X2, with amino-acid sequence MLVHTYSAMDRHDGVPSHSSRLSQLGSVSQGPYSSAPPLSHTPSSDFQPPYFPPPYQPLPYHQSQDPYSHVNDPYSLNPLHQPQQHPWGQRQRQDVGSDTGTLLPQPRASLPQLSGLDPRRDYHSVRRPDVLLHSAHHGLDSGMGDSLSLHGIGHPGMDDVQSVEDANNAMNLLDQSVIKKVPVPPKSVTSLMMNKDGFLGGMTVNAGEVFCSVPGRLSLLSSTSKYKVTVGEVQRRLSPPECLNASLLGGVLRRAKSKNGGRSLRERLEKIGLNLPAGRRKAANVTLLTSLVEGEAVHLARDFGYICETEFPAKAVSEYLNRQHTDPSDLHSRKNMLLATKQLCKEFTDLLAQDRTPIGNSRPSPILEPGIQSCLTHFSLITHGFGAPAICAALTALQNYLTEALKGMDKMFLNNNSTNRHSSGEGPGSKNGDKEEKHRK; translated from the exons ATGTTAGTCCACACCTATTCAGCTATG GACCGCCATGATGGTGTGCCCAGCCATAGCTCTAGACTCTCCCAGTTGGGATCAGTGTCTCAAGGACCCTATTCAAGTGCCCCTCCGCTGTCACACACACCCTCCTCGGACTTTCAGCCTCCATACTTCCCACCTCCATACCAGCCTCTACCTTATCACCAAAGTCAAGACCCTTACTCCCATGTCAATGATCCTTACTCTCTAAACCCTCTGCACCAACCCCAGCAGCACCCCTGGGGACAAAGGCAGAGGCAAGACGTCGGTTCGGACACTGGGACCCTCCTTCCTCAGCCTAGAGCTTCGTTGCCCCAGCTCTCTGGACTTGACCCCAGGAGGGATTACCACTCAGTTAGGCGACCAGATGTTCTTCTCCACTCTGCACATCATGGGCTCGACTCTGGGATGGGTGACAGCCTGTCCCTGCATGGGATCGGACACCCAGGCATGGATGATGTCCAG TCAGTTGAAGATGCCAATAATGCAATGAATCTTTTGGATCAGTCAGTCATAAAGAAAG TCCCAGTACCACCAAAATCTGTCACCTCACTGATGATGAACAAAGATGGATTTTTGGGAGGAATGACTGTGAATGCTGGAGAGGTCTTCTGCTCAGTGCCTGGTCGCCTGTCTCTTCTCAGTTCTACATCCAAGTACAAAGTGACAGTGGGAGAGGTCCAGAGACGCCTGTCCCCACCAGAGTGTCTCAATGCCTCCCTCCTAGGAGGGGTACTAAGAAG AGCAAAATCGAAAAATGGGGGGAGATCTTTAAGAGAGCGGCTAGAGAAAATCGGATTGAATTTGCCCGCAGGTCGCCGCAAGGCTGCCAACGTCACCCTGCTGACGTCACTGGTAGAAG GCGAAGCAGTGCATTTAGCTCGGGattttggatatatttgtgAAACTGAATTTCCAGCCAAGGCAGTATCAGAATATCTGAACAGGCAGCACACAGACCCTTCAGACCTGCACTCCAGGAAGAATATGTTGCTGGCCAcaaa GCAGCTTTGTAAAGAGTTCACGGATCTCTTGGCTCAAGACAGAACGCCTATAGGCAACAGTAGGCCAAGTCCCATCTTGGAACCTGGGATCCAGAGTTGCTTGACTCACTTCAGCCTCATTACCCATGGCTTTGGGGCTCCAGCCATCTGTGCCGCCCTGACAGCTCTCCAAAACTACCTTACGGAGGCCCTCAAAGGAATGGACAAGATGTTTTTGAACAACAACAGCACTAACAGGCATTCTTCTGGAGAAGGACCAGGTAGCAAAAATGGGGACAAGGAAGAGAAACACCgaaaatga
- the TFAP2B gene encoding transcription factor AP-2-beta isoform X1, translating to MCPSHTEDSNIMLWKLVENVKYEDIYEDRHDGVPSHSSRLSQLGSVSQGPYSSAPPLSHTPSSDFQPPYFPPPYQPLPYHQSQDPYSHVNDPYSLNPLHQPQQHPWGQRQRQDVGSDTGTLLPQPRASLPQLSGLDPRRDYHSVRRPDVLLHSAHHGLDSGMGDSLSLHGIGHPGMDDVQSVEDANNAMNLLDQSVIKKVPVPPKSVTSLMMNKDGFLGGMTVNAGEVFCSVPGRLSLLSSTSKYKVTVGEVQRRLSPPECLNASLLGGVLRRAKSKNGGRSLRERLEKIGLNLPAGRRKAANVTLLTSLVEGEAVHLARDFGYICETEFPAKAVSEYLNRQHTDPSDLHSRKNMLLATKQLCKEFTDLLAQDRTPIGNSRPSPILEPGIQSCLTHFSLITHGFGAPAICAALTALQNYLTEALKGMDKMFLNNNSTNRHSSGEGPGSKNGDKEEKHRK from the exons ATGTGTCCATCTCACACTGAAGACTCCAACATCATGCTCTGGAAACTAGTGGAAAATGTCAAATATGAAGATATCTATGAG GACCGCCATGATGGTGTGCCCAGCCATAGCTCTAGACTCTCCCAGTTGGGATCAGTGTCTCAAGGACCCTATTCAAGTGCCCCTCCGCTGTCACACACACCCTCCTCGGACTTTCAGCCTCCATACTTCCCACCTCCATACCAGCCTCTACCTTATCACCAAAGTCAAGACCCTTACTCCCATGTCAATGATCCTTACTCTCTAAACCCTCTGCACCAACCCCAGCAGCACCCCTGGGGACAAAGGCAGAGGCAAGACGTCGGTTCGGACACTGGGACCCTCCTTCCTCAGCCTAGAGCTTCGTTGCCCCAGCTCTCTGGACTTGACCCCAGGAGGGATTACCACTCAGTTAGGCGACCAGATGTTCTTCTCCACTCTGCACATCATGGGCTCGACTCTGGGATGGGTGACAGCCTGTCCCTGCATGGGATCGGACACCCAGGCATGGATGATGTCCAG TCAGTTGAAGATGCCAATAATGCAATGAATCTTTTGGATCAGTCAGTCATAAAGAAAG TCCCAGTACCACCAAAATCTGTCACCTCACTGATGATGAACAAAGATGGATTTTTGGGAGGAATGACTGTGAATGCTGGAGAGGTCTTCTGCTCAGTGCCTGGTCGCCTGTCTCTTCTCAGTTCTACATCCAAGTACAAAGTGACAGTGGGAGAGGTCCAGAGACGCCTGTCCCCACCAGAGTGTCTCAATGCCTCCCTCCTAGGAGGGGTACTAAGAAG AGCAAAATCGAAAAATGGGGGGAGATCTTTAAGAGAGCGGCTAGAGAAAATCGGATTGAATTTGCCCGCAGGTCGCCGCAAGGCTGCCAACGTCACCCTGCTGACGTCACTGGTAGAAG GCGAAGCAGTGCATTTAGCTCGGGattttggatatatttgtgAAACTGAATTTCCAGCCAAGGCAGTATCAGAATATCTGAACAGGCAGCACACAGACCCTTCAGACCTGCACTCCAGGAAGAATATGTTGCTGGCCAcaaa GCAGCTTTGTAAAGAGTTCACGGATCTCTTGGCTCAAGACAGAACGCCTATAGGCAACAGTAGGCCAAGTCCCATCTTGGAACCTGGGATCCAGAGTTGCTTGACTCACTTCAGCCTCATTACCCATGGCTTTGGGGCTCCAGCCATCTGTGCCGCCCTGACAGCTCTCCAAAACTACCTTACGGAGGCCCTCAAAGGAATGGACAAGATGTTTTTGAACAACAACAGCACTAACAGGCATTCTTCTGGAGAAGGACCAGGTAGCAAAAATGGGGACAAGGAAGAGAAACACCgaaaatga